The Metarhizium brunneum chromosome 3, complete sequence DNA window GTCCCGCAGGGTATCCGCAAACTCCTCCAGGGGACTCCGGATGAGCTTGGTCTCCTTCCACAGGTTGGGCGTGAGGAAGCCGTAGGTGTTGGAGACGGCGACAAAGGTAGCCTTCAGAGTGTTCTCGAGGGTCTTAGTGGAACCGGCGGACGATGTGTAGGCGTCCTCGACACCAGCGAGCTGGAGGAATCGCTTGACAGCGGGGGAGGCAACGAGGCCAGTACCACGGGGGGCGGGGATTAGCTGAGACAAGAACGGTTAGCTGATGATTCCATCTTTCTATTGCAAATTTCCCCTCTGGCACGCCAAATTGATCATATTGAGCTCGCCCACGTGTATCGTGATTGAGGCCAAGAGATGACTCGGATGGGTAGGCGTGTACGTACTCGGACAGTGACGGAACCGCACTTGCCGCTCTGCTTGGAGGGCAGGGAGTGAGGAGCACCGAGGTTAGTACCCCAGTAGCCTCGTCGGACAGGGATGACGCTGAgcttggcgatgatgatggcggcacgGATAGCAGTGGCCACTTCCTTGGAGGTCTTGATACCCAGACCGACGTGGCCCTCGGAGTCACcaatga harbors:
- the RPS2 gene encoding 40S ribosomal protein uS5; this translates as MADRGRGGGFGSRGGDRGRGRGRGRGRRGGKSEEKEWQPVTKLGRLVKAGKINSMEEIYLHSLPIKEFQIVDNFLPKLKDEVMKIKPVQKQTRAGQRTRFKAVVIIGDSEGHVGLGIKTSKEVATAIRAAIIIAKLSVIPVRRGYWGTNLGAPHSLPSKQSGKCGSVTVRLIPAPRGTGLVASPAVKRFLQLAGVEDAYTSSAGSTKTLENTLKATFVAVSNTYGFLTPNLWKETKLIRSPLEEFADTLRDGKRY